ttttatgttttctgagATGCTAAGCAGGTTCtattcagctttctgaaattacTTCATGCAGTTCAGAAGCAGTttactgagaaagaaaaccagcagtAGAGAAAAACTCCtttaatgtttttctctcctACTCTTGCATGGCAAAGGATTGCTGCCCACAATAGCAGGATCCCTCACCTGATACTGATTGAGCAGCGTTTCCCTGCAACAGGCTTTGCAAGCTGGTGGAGTGCTGTTCTGTGGTCATTCCAACCACACTGGGAAGCCTATCATTAGATTCAGGCCAGACAGCGCTATGCAGGCACTTCTGGCAGGCTTGCCCTGAAGAGGAAATTTTTGCCAGCCACCTGTTGAGCCCCATGTCTCCAGCAAGATGCATGCACCTCCTGACTGCCCCAAGAGTGTTGAAAGTACAGTAACAAGCAATACCGGGGCTTGTGGCGCTCACGAGCggcaaaagaagaaagaattggCCCAAGCCAAAGGGAGCCGTGAGAGAAACTGGGGGGGAAAGAGCTGCCCACCCATGCAGAGGATGAACTAACAACTCTGCAGCTCTTGTCAGGGACCAGCCAGACCACATGTCACCAGGCAgtctgggacaggctgccatTACCATCATCCACTCAACTGTATGGGCAAGATCATTTCCAGCTCTTACTTGGTTTCCTCTGTTTTAATTTCCTACTCATCCAGTTAGTTTCAAATCAATTTTCACAAGAGAGCTTATTCATCCATTTTGCTGTTGAGAACGGTCTTTGCCCAAGCCTCCTTGCTGACTGCAGCACCTGGCACCACACAGCACTGTgagtgaagggaaaagaaattctgctgCCATGTCTATGCAGTAGTACTCAGAGCTGGATCAGAAATGCCCACCAGATTCTGGACCAAAGATTAAGCAAACAAGATACCCAGCAATCATACGTTAGCATCTGTGCCTATTCAAACTGTAGAAATTCTGTTTGTACAGTTTGTAGTACCTGAGCATTTATTTGAGGAATGTTGAAATTGGTTTGTTCCTACTATCAAAAAACTGCCCCTATACtagtaaaaataatgtaatcCCTGACAGTTTTCATGCATAAAGAGGTATTTTAAGAGATTAAGTCACATCAATAACAACATCGTTCACATGCAAAAGAAAAGCGGGAGGTCTGAAGCAAGCTCTACTAAATCAACAGAAGGACTCCTGCAGATTTCAGGACAAAGCACAGATCAGTCCTTTCAGCTCAGTAGATTAGCTCTCCTTAATGAGCCTTGACATCCCCCAGGCTCTTTAAATCCCTATATATAGCCAGCAATGCTTATACAACATAGGTAGGTGAGGCAGGCATAGAGCGTAGCCAGAAGATTAATACCAAGTACGTCACTAAAATAGACAGATCACAGTACAAGTCATTAGCAATAGCAGGGAGAGGGGCCCTGCTGATGTGCTGATTAGGAAAGTACCACCAGACACAGAatttatgagattttttttttttaaccaacaTGCAGGTCTTGGTGCACAAGTTTATGAGCAAATTGGGCTGTTTCTACGTTCTGACACTGGAAATAACTGGTGAAGGCAACTCATGAGCACGTGGAGGTATAGACTGAGCTTGCAGATGTCTCCCCAGAATGTGAGTAGAACTGTCATCTACTGTTATAGTGAGCAGTACCTATTATATGCATTTGCAGGATATCTAAGAGAgctaaacatttgttttctagTGCACAGACAAGAGAATATGCAGTCCCTTCCTTTCTAGAGTAATTTTAACAATTGTTGCTTATCTTAGCACCTATAGGGTCTGAATAAAATGCTAACTCAGAAATGTTCTTCCCAATCTGTGGAATCTTTCCCTACTTCAATTTTCAAATAATGGGTCGGTGACCTAAGGttttaaatggttttgttttcttagggCTTTTATGATGCTGTGGTAAAAATGTGAAGTGCAAGTCATACAAAGAAGATACAATTCACAGAGTTTTCATCAGCTGAAAACTCACTGTACTACATTCATCTCCCTACAAAATGTTGTGTAGGAGAGTTTGAAGGTGTATTTCTTTTCaggtaaaatattaataaagatcctaaattttttgtttcccacTGAACAAAATTATCACATATTTCCACAGCATACCAAAAAGCACTCCTTTTCCATGAAGTGGAAATGCAAAGCTCTGCATGTGCAGGAACAGCTCACCTAAGAGATCTGATGTTTTGTGCCTGCCAATTTGTTcaataaataaactgaaaactAGAGGTTTGTAGCTATGGAAGGGTGACTCTGAAGAGCTGTTGGATGATCTTTCAGTGGGCTGtctgatatatatataaatcttcCACTGTGTGCTGTGTCAGTGCTCATTCTGAAGAACCATAGGGCCTAAATTTCCCACTGGCAGTTCTTCCTCAGGATGCCTGGCAGGTCATTCTACGCCTTGCACAGCACTGACTTCTGGAGTTTTGCACTGCCTGCACAGCGGGGGGTGAGGGAATCCAAAGCACACACAGGCCCCACACATCACCCCAGCCTGAAATTCTTTGGCATAAGCAAGCTTCCTGTGGGAGTAAATTAACACCCTCCTTCAATTATGTGGTCTTTGCGCTTTGGTTTCCTttggtgcagagcagcagagggatgcTGAACTTTGCAGTCATCTAGGGATCTTAGAGGGCTCTCAATGCAGTCATACTGCTTTTCTCTAAAATCAGTTGCTTTTATAATGGCACATGTGTAGGCACGAGAGGCCAAGCTCTATCACACAAATTCTCAATTTGCCAGGCAAATATCAAAGTTtgatggaaaacagaatttgCCTTTAGTTATTTACTGGCTACATTATTAATCCAAATGCAATATTTATGAAGATACATCAATACCCTTGAAATATCATGCTGAcattttctctggaaatgcAGTGTTTGCCACTCCATGCAGCTATTTCAAAATCAATATGATCTTGGAAGccaaatgggatttttttgtcttttgtagAACTTTACAATTATCAAACAAGAGATATTTTGGATAACATTGTACATTCACAGAATAAGAGGATTTTCTTGTAAGAGAACTTTAACTGAGACTTTTTCTCTTGGTCCTGACCCCACGTTCCTTCCAGTAATGACACCATCTAGCAGAATACACAAGGCAGaaggctccagcagagcaaaaccTACCATGATGCTCAGGTCACTGTGTTACTGGAGAAGGAGTGCTAGCACATGGCAAGAACTAGGCAGTTAGAAAATACAGACTTAGTAACACTGGCCCAGGGCTCTCAGGGAAAAGAAGAGCAGTGGAGGCtccacagtgctgctctctCAGCTGTCTTCCCTAGAGTCTTTTGTCTTCCAGAGCTTCTGTGCCAATTACTGCTACATAAGCTCAGTGGCTAACACTTACCAGAGCAATCCCTGGCATTTTCCTTACAGAAGCCAGATTGGCATCCTGGCCCAACACTCCAGGACTTATCTACAGAGCCTAGTTTCAAATTTAACTTGCTTTCCAGTAGTGCAAGCTCACTGCCCACTGcttcctccctgcagcacagccacgaAAGGAAGATGTGATTTACAAGTCCTGTTTTCAATTAGGTTGTTTGCCcaaaacttgaatttttttttttaattttgtattggaaaaaaggaaacttgAGTCCTAAAGTTATGTATATGTATCACTGCACTAGCTTGCCAAATACCTTGCTGCGATTTAGTGGCACGGGGTTACCAGAGTGTGCTGACAGCAGGTCCTCTCTCTTTGTGTGTCTAGCACTGCTCCAAATTCTAAATGGGCAGTCAAAGGAAATGTCATTGCCTGACACATCATTGCAAATGGAGGGGGGGCGGGGAGGATCCATGATCAGCGGCTACAACTTTCTGTTTTCAGACTTTACATTACGAAAGCCTTCATTAGCCTGAGTGCTTTCACATCGTTGTAGTGGCACTTTGTCAGAGCACTCTCTGAGTcctctcagaaaataaatgtcaccaacacagagaaaaattacaaagatgATTTCAATGTGCACACATTCAGGAACACTGCAATCCTTGTCAAATTTAACAGGGACATTCACAGCAAGAAAGCCAAGTGTCTAATCAAAGTACCTGAGCTAGAGGGCTGATAGCATCAACCTCAAAAAAACAGTGAGATGGGCCACTAAAATAAGCAGTGCAAACATCCCAAAAAATCTGggatttcagttttcttctccttctacTGCAGTTTTACAGGAGGGCTTTCACTGAAAACCCTCCTGTAAATTGCAgtagaaggagaagaaaactcTTACCTGTATGTATTTGCTTAATGGTTTAAAATCAGAGCTCATTAGTCAATAGCTCAGATATTCATATTGATGGCTACTGAGGCACTCAAATATTATTAAGTGGTAATGGATGATGTCACTTGTTATGCTTTATTAGCTTTGTGActgatttaattatttaatgagAGTTCAACATCCATTCACTATCAGATTCTGAGATTTCTTTCCATACCTACTTGGTGATGTGACAGCAAAAATAAGGATCAGAATAAATGCAAATCAGTTCATGAACTCAGTAGGAACAAGAACAACAGACAGGCTCTAGCAAACAGGCCTAATACATTTGGCTTCCTTTAATATTCATGTCTTGAGATAGAAATGATGTTACAGAGAAGACAGTctttaaaaatgtcacattttaaaGGTGAGATGTCTGCACATCTACACATATGTAGGTAACTAGAGCCCAGTGACTGCTTAGAACCTGTGCAAAATTTCTCCTAACAGGATGTCTGGAATGTGCTTATTGGATGTCCCATAAATATTGGctttaatgaattaatttggTTTAGTTCttgtaaaaaccaaaatacaaatacaaaactAGCAATCAGTTATCAAGGTTAGGAAACATTGAGTTTCCTcagtgtctctttttttttttttttaaggcaacaTCTCCAtgcatttccacatttctttaTACAAACACACTTTCTATATGGTacattctgctgtgctgtgtatCATTGCTAAAGAGGCAACAAGTGACAGAAGACTCAAGCACTGCCCCAAAGTCTACTTTGTCTAAGGGGCAGAGAGCAAATCACTCACTGTCACACAAGTCACGTAACAAATTAGTCATCAGATCCACCACTGCAGCTTACACTTCTCTTGAGTTGTTCCTGGGGTCACTCTGCTTCCGTGTTACAGATAAGAAAAGCAGCCTGGGTAGCATCATAAAAATGGTCAAAGAGAATCATCCTTTTTCCCAGGGGAATTTCTCTCTCTGGTATCAGCATAAATAATGACCaatgttcacaaaaaaaaaacctttcagaaCTGATAAGGTCATTCCTTTCAGTCTGAAATGTCCTTAAAGGACAGAGCTGACTAGAAAGTCTGGTCAACAAAGCTTGAAAGCAGGGAAAATCTATTAAGAAGAAAGATACAGAAGGTTTTGTCAACGCGCACATTATTCATGGATCCCGACTGCATTGTGCCAAAGCTCCTATTCTTGCTCTCCTCTAACAAAGTGGTCtggaagggctgcagccagAAACAAAGCCCCTAACAGGAGTTGTGTCTCAGAAAGTTGGAGGGCTGACTGAGCACATTTGCTTCATTGCACTTCTACATCATTAACTTATTTGCTTGTAGCTCTCGCTTTCAGACTCATTGCACATAGCAGTTTTGGCTTCCATACTTTCTCTTACCATTTACTGGATCATCAGAGACAGATACAGAGTGAGAAACCTGAATGGAAAGCATGTATTCATAACAGGCTGTGACACTGGACTTGGAAACTCACTGGCTAAATGGCTTGACAAAAAGGGATTTTGTGTCATTGCTGCATGTGCCACAGAAAAAGGAAGCCAAGAGCTACAGTGGTGCTCTTCACTCTCACTGAAGACAGTGAAGAAGCTGAACTTAGCAGACTCCAACAGCATTGCCAGGGCTGTGGTGTTTGTGACTGAACAGACAGCTGGCAAGGGTAAGTGACAAGGCAGCTTCTCAGAAAGATGATTCAATATAACCAAATCTGGTCTAGCTAAAAGTTCTTTTGCCTCTCTACTCACTGCAGAGGCATTTTTAATCTCACTGATGAAACACATTGACTCCTCAGTTCTGTCATTTCTCAGTTCAAAGATATTCTCTCCAGCAATGCTGCCCATTGCTTTCACCAAGAGGATACCTAAAAATCTATTTGCTCGGTCTGTTAAAACCAGATCATTCCCAGGTGTGTCTTTTACACTCCTTCTGGTGTAGTTGAAGAATGTCAGTGGAAGGAAGGTACAAACTGGTACCAGAAAATTTTCTTGACAATTCAGCCCACTCAATTAAAAATGGTTAATTCAGAGCCTCTGCAGTCCTCCTCTAGTAAAGATAAGAGTTTTTTTGCATGCCTGGATAAGTCTGACATTTGCATTGTACTCAACAATTGCACTGACTGCAACAGTGAAATACTGCAACAGTGAAACACTTGCAATTTCAGCCAGTTTTGTTGGAGTTGTAACAGAGGTAGCTCTCACTACCCCTATCATACACCTCTGAGCACTCCTGTAAAAGAGGAGCTTACCCTTGGATACCTATGAGACATCAGGGATGGGTTTGGTAAAGGCTAAGAAGATCAGCTTTGATAGCTCAGACTAAAGGCTACCAAAGGGCATCACAGCACTGTAACTACCAGTTGTAACACACAGTTATACCAACTATTCAATGGGCTTATTAATAAATTAAGTacttaaaacagcaaaacatgTATCTTCTACCATATGACGTTTTCCTCAAAGCTTGTAATAGGCTTTTGGCCTTATCGTGAGTATTTCAGACCATTCTTGAATGCAGAGATTGAGAGCAAGTTTAACAAAATTATTATCACTTACCTCCTCCAGCAGGCTCTTGCTCCCAGCTTGTAGAAAGCCCCGCGTTCTCAGCCAGGATAGCCACTGCTAATGCTTTCACCTCAGTATGTAAGACTCTTTATGGAGGCTGAGTGCTGGACTTTCGGCCCCTCAGGTACAGGCTGTCCTCAGCAAACTCTAGGAAACGTCACTATTTATCTAAAGTTCCTCGAGTAATTTATAAAGGTAGTAAAGCAGTATTATCAATACACAAGGCTAAGCTAGTATCTTTAGAAGCATTGACTAATTCTACACATTTGGTTCAGACCTTTAGACCCCAAACCAGAACAATCAGTCTCTCCACTTCTACGCAGACCATTTGATTTTCACAAGAATACAAACACATATTAGGAGCCTACGTACCTGAGCGGATCTGGATAAAGTCCAGCATGCTGGCCCACATCTCCAAACAAAATAGTTTTCCTTTAACATTTTACCCATGCTCTACAGGAAATTCTAATAGGTGTACAAAGTAGACCATCCAAGCAAACCCCAGATAACTGTATTCATCTCACTGAAGTTTTTGCAGACTGTGTGCTTGGTTCCCAATGCACACATGATACTCCAGGGTAACATATTGGCAcatactgaaataaatggatttCCATTCCTCTTAGGGCTTTTTGGCTTGGTGAGCAATGCTGAAGGAACAGCACCTGTAGGACCCTCCGACTGGCTAAGGATTGAAGACTTCCATTCAGTCCTGGATGTTAGTCTGCTGGGATTGATTGAAATCACACTCAAGCTTCTGCCACTTCTGAAAAAAGCTGAGGGAAGAGTTGTCAATCTAATTAATTCCAAAGGTCTCATGGCTTTTGTAGGGGGTGGCTACAGTCTGTCCAAATGGGGCATGGAAGCTTTCTCTGACACCTTACGGTAAGTAGCCAGAAACACATGCGTGAATCCAAGAACAGACTCCAGACATGCTGAGGAAGGGTGACTGTATGTTTGCCCATTTTGATTCCTCTGTGGAAATCTTGCctaaaggggaaaaggaaaataagaggACTGGTCGCTTTTTTAAGATTTCGGTCTCCAGTACTATGGACAAACCCAGCAAGGAGCTGCACTTGGAAAATTTTCATGTCCCAGACAAGTTGTTAGTGTGCAGATTTCAGGTGTGTGAATCCAGTGCATGCCTGAAAGTAAATCAACAATATAGCCTGGTCAGACATCCAGTTTCTTGGGCAAGTTATACTTGCCTGTATATTTTGCTCTTATTCTCCACAACAATCTGAGCCGAGCAATTCCAGACAGCAGCCACGCTACCAAAGGTAATTGTAACTTCAGAAAATTAAGCAGAACACCCTTTGCTGAAAGAGTTGTACTGCACTGCTTCTAGAAAGCTAAGGCCCAGCCCAGAAAGTCAAGTCTTCATGAGTCAGAACGACTAGGAAAGATGGTTTCAAACCATTACTTATTTAAAGAAACCATATATCCCAAAGAAATAGAAACTAATGGCTAATGTACATGTGGTCCATTCCTTTACACACTGCAGAACATGGCTTCCTCAGTCTCTTGAGCTGCCCAGCAAGACAAAGATGCCATTTTCACCCCAAAGGAGTTGCACTGCAACCCGAAATTACATAGAGGGAACTACAGTATGAGGAAGCCCACTAACCTTTATTGCATTAACATTTAATCATTTAACCATAGCCATTTAGCCATAGGATAAAGTTCTAatccaattaatttttttttcacttttacatttttttcagacactTTAATAATCTGCTGTTGCTGTGAACTAAAATGATGCAACAGTATATGAAATTGTCAGAAACTTTAGTATGATATTACATGACTAAGATGCACCAACTGTTACACCCTTTGCAAGAGTCTAACATAAACAACACAGAGAATTGTGAACACACTTGACActgcttttttccctcagttGTCTGCTCTGCTTTTACAGAACAAGTACACTGCTATGAATCTAATTTGAACCTTTCAGAATAATTCTAATGTATTAAGATAATAATTAAATTCTCAAATATTAATGTGAGAGATTTTCAACTTATGATTCATAGTTGTGCCATTATTGGAGGGTCAGGGAGATTATTGGGTCTTTTTCTTCTAGGATAGAAATGCGGCATTTTGGAGTGAAAGTAAGCATTCTTGAGCATGGTTTCTTTAAGGCAGAAGAAGTTAATTCAGATATCATTGAGAAATACCTCTTCAAACTTTGGAACAGACTGACTCCTGAGATCCGGGACTCCTATGGAGAAAAATACTTAGTTGAATGTAAGTAGAAAAAGGATTGTATGAAAGCTCAGGGGGGATATTATCAACATATATAAATACCTGAATTGAAGCTGTAAAGACAACAGAACTAAGCCCTTTTTAGTGTTGTCCAGGGATCGGACTCAAGGCAAAGGGCATACACTGAAAAACAGGATGTTCCTGCTGAACATTTCAGTGTGAGGGTGACTGAGGAgtagcacaggttgcccagagcagctgtggagtcCCCCTctttggagatattcaaaaccatCTGGACATGTCCCAGGCAGCCTGGTCTGAGTGACCCAGCTTAAGTAGTGGCGCTTGATGCcagaggtccctttcaacttcaaccatctgtgattctgtgaacattTACTCAACATCATTAATGCTCATTAAGGACCATCACTGAGGATCATTCTTTACTATGTGTATGTTAGATGAGCCCAGAGATATTAGTTCACACATGAGACTGGTGAGATACGAGGTCATGCTACCTTTCCTTGTCCCTCAAAACTTAAAGGTAGGATGCCCAGTGGGAATGAGCTGCTATGGCCACATGCTACATTTATTGCTTATTGGTATCTGAAAAGTTAGTGCCTTGTGACACAGAACTGTATGGAACATCTGGCTCACAGTATGGGCCAGGGAAGTTTTTGTTTATTGGACTTCTGGGTGTTTTGTAGCCTTTATTGTCTCTGCTTTGCTGTAGCTGTACTGCTCTCAGCACTCGAGACAGTAGTTTAAAGCAAGCCTGAAGCTGTAGCCAAAACCTTTGAATATAAAGAACACTCTCGCAAAGATGATGCATATAAATGctttcaggattatttttttgtttacagaTATAAAAGCCCAAAGATCATCAGTGAAAAGACTGTGTGACTATGATATTTCTAATGTCATAAAATGCATGGAACATGCCCTGATAGCAAAATACCCCAGGACACGATACAGAGCTGGATGGGATGCAAAGTTCTTCTGGCTGTTTCTCTCCTATGCCCCAAGCTGGCTGTCTGATATGCTGTTGCTTATTAcatttccagctccagcagagagcAAGAGACCAGTTCATGGAGTTCTAATGAATGTCTAGTATTAACACAGTATCAGCtgtgcagaaataaatatttattctacCGAAACTAGATATCCTCTTCTTTACCAGTTACTAGACTGCTAAAATTCTTTTCAGAAGACACTTTCTCCATCCCTCACCCCACCTTACCTGAAATTCTGAGTTCGCAGGTAGGCTTGTAAATCCAGCATGTTTTTGAAGGCTGTTGCTCAGAAATTATACCTCTACAGGATCTGCATTCCTAAAATTTTCAGCTACAAAGCTAGTTAATACTATTCACACAAGACATGAAGTCAAATAATAATGATGTCCAGCTATTGCAGCATATTCCAGAAATTACAATTATAGTATTTGACCACTTGATTATTcaattccacaggaaaaaaaccacaaggaaTTTTACAGATATGCAATTCTAGGGAAAATCAAAACTTCACTGTTCTATGCAAACAGAGTATTGAAATGCATACTTTAACTGTCTTCCTAATATTAGTATAGTTTAtagggaaaatacaaaaataatatgcatttgtatttctttaatcCTCAGTGTGTTTTGCGagttaaaattattattatttcacttATGGATGAAATAGGTAATTAGTGTAGGCTATAGCAAATTCTTTCAGTTGTACAGAGCATGTTCAGAATGGCAAAACGTTAGCTGATGTTACTGTGCCTTTTGTACACTATTTCTATCTCTTAAGCTGTTGGCCAGAGGCTCAGAAATTGGTGCTCCTAGAGATATTAAAATGGAAGGGGTAAAGGTTATTTGCTGAAGTGCTGTGTTGGTGATTAATCATTAATGTGCAATTCAATTAAGCTTAAAAAAACACTATGTGCAGGTCAGAACTCCAAACAtaagaaaagaagttttattaCTATGTGTGAGAgggcatgtgtgtgtgtttgcaatGGGCAAAAAAAGGACAGTATGTCAAAAGTGCTAGTAAACTTCAAGTATTTCATTCTCTATTCTCTAGCAAACGGCTTcaagaataaatttattttacttcatttcacAATAAATacctgcagagagagaaatctTTCTATCTGGCCAGGCAGCTCTAAAGAGAATGtacatgaaaatattaatggTATAATTTATCAGTTCTATAGTTGCAGAATACAGACAGTTGTTGAAATCTctaaaaatcagctttctttgaaacagaaagAGTCCAAAATTTAAGAATTCAAGCAGGGGCTGTCCTGATAAGGGGAAAAGAatacaagtgaaaaataaagttatgaGTATAATCTAAAACTTCTGTTGTACAAAGTACCAAAACTTAAATTTTACATAATCAGAAGGGTATGCTGAAGAAGAGTAGATAATCAGAAGGGTATTCAGTAGCTATGCCGCTGAGAGGAGGAGTCCCAGTTGAAGCCTAGGAATCCTTCACCATCAGATATGCTGAACAAACAAACCTACATACTACCTAACTACAGAGTAACCCAGGAACTGTTTTCTTCCGTATctgaaaagttaaaattattacagggaaaaaaaaattatttctgatatATGGCTCACATATTAGCAGTTTTCACCAACACTGGTTCCAAATCTTTGAGTTGACAAAGACTATTCCCAAAACAGACACTACTTTTTCTCGTGGTATGCAACTGCAGGCAAGTCTTTTGGAAGGGTCAGCCCGGCCTTCTCCCTTTAAAACCCTGTGAATTCTTTCCTTAAGAACAGCGCCTTGCATCTCAAAGAAAGCCTTACAGATGTGTATGCTGTGTTGCAGACTCCAAGGAGTTTTCTACATTAATGCACTCAGGAAAAAACTCCTTTAAAAACACATAAtgtgcttaaagaaaaaaaaaaaaatcaaagcatcaGATTCTGACATCAAATATGAAACATAActgaaataaagttttaatCACTTATGTCCATACTATCTTGATTGTCAGCCTCTCAAAAGTAAGAGTTTCCTGTTTCAAGGGCCAGTTTACTGAATGTGTGAAACAGGGCAGCTTTCACACTTAGAGAGATACAATGTCAGTATCAACACATCATCTTacaggaagaattttaaaaagttgtgtAAAGCAGTAAACACTATTGTTATTTGACTTTATCTAAAGCATTGTTGTTTTCAGCTCAGAGTGCATGGAAGTCTCCACAACTGAAAAAAGTACATAGAGCCTCGACACAAATTATGGAATAGGAATGTGATAAAATAATATGTTTATTAGACTTATTCAGCAGCATCATTTTCCAGTTGTCTTTTCTAATCAAAGTATGT
This genomic interval from Motacilla alba alba isolate MOTALB_02 chromosome 7, Motacilla_alba_V1.0_pri, whole genome shotgun sequence contains the following:
- the DHRS9 gene encoding dehydrogenase/reductase SDR family member 9, giving the protein MSTWRYRLSLQMSPQNLSLSDSLHIAVLASILSLTIYWIIRDRYRVRNLNGKHVFITGCDTGLGNSLAKWLDKKGFCVIAACATEKGSQELQWCSSLSLKTVKKLNLADSNSIARAVVFVTEQTAGKGLFGLVSNAEGTAPVGPSDWLRIEDFHSVLDVSLLGLIEITLKLLPLLKKAEGRVVNLINSKGLMAFVGGGYSLSKWGMEAFSDTLRIEMRHFGVKVSILEHGFFKAEEVNSDIIEKYLFKLWNRLTPEIRDSYGEKYLVEYIKAQRSSVKRLCDYDISNVIKCMEHALIAKYPRTRYRAGWDAKFFWLFLSYAPSWLSDMLLLITFPAPAESKRPVHGVLMNV